The following DNA comes from Photobacterium sp. DA100.
GCTAAAAGGGCGCTATGAAAAATTGGCGGCGTTGATCCAGGATCACCTGGAAGCGCAGTTGCCTGCCTGATCCCGGAAAGGCACATAAAAAAACAGAGCGCCGAGGCGCTCTGCTTGGTTTTGACTGCTCGCTTTGGATTGACGAGGTTTAGAACAGCTCGTCAGAGCTATCGGATTCGAAAATGCCCTCTGAAACCGAGTCGCTGACCGACTCTGTCGGCTCTGTGCCTTCCTCGAAATACTCGAACATCGAGGTGTAGTCGTTCTGGTTGCTCAGCTTGCCGCTATCGCGGTCGATACGGACCTGGATAATGTGCTCCGGTAGCTGCTTGCGCTGTACCGGGACATTTTCCAGGGCATTTTTCATGAACTCGATCCAGGCCGGCTGCGCGGTTTTCGCACCAGCTTCAGCACCGGAGATCTGGTTCTTGTCGTCGTTGTTGTTCCATGCCGTACGGCCGAGGTTGCGGCTGTGATCATCGAAGCCGACCCACGCAGTGGCGACAAGACCCGGGGCAAAACCAGAGTACCAGGCATCTTTTGAGTCGTTGGTGGTACCCGTTTTGCCACCGATATCGCGGCGCTTGAGTACCTGGCCACGCCATCCCGTACCATTCCAGCCCGTACCGTGGCGCCAGTCGCCGCCGCCCCAGATATTGCTTTCCAGCATCTCGCGGATCAAGAAGGCATTCTGCTCCGAGATCACCTGCTGGGCGTAATGGGGACCTGGCTGCTGTGGCTCGTCACCCAGCTCTTCCTCACTGAGCGCAATGTCGTCCAGGATAGGGTTAGAGGTTGGCTGCACTGCTGCCATGCCTTGCTGTTGTTGGCACTCCTCGCTGCAGACGACTGTTGGGCTGGCTTGGTACACCACGTTGCCATTCGGGTCTTCAACGCGATCGATGAAGTACGGCTCGACGTAGTAGCCGCCGTTGGCAAACACGGCAAAGCCCTGCGCTACTTCCAGCGGGGTTAGGCTACCCGCACCCAGAGCCAGGGGCTCGGCACGAGGCAGATCTTGCTTTTTGAAGCCGAAACGGGTCAGGAAGTCGATGGTCTCGTCCAGGCCGACATTCTGCAGCACGCGAACGGCCATAACGTTCTTGGACTGTGCCAGACCGATACGCAGGCGGGTAGGGCCGTTGTAGGTTGGCGGTGAGTTCTTCGGCCGCCAAGCGGTACCCATACTCTGGTCCCAGCGGTTGATCGGGGCATCGTTGACCAGGCTGGCCAAGGTCATGCCATTGTCCAGTGCTGCCGAGTAGATGAACGGCTTGATTGCCGAGCCGACCTGGCGAACCGACTGGGTAGCGCGGTTGAATTTGCTGTGGACGAAGTTGAAACCGCCGACCATGGCCTTGACCGCACCGTCTTGTGGCGATACCGCGACGAAAGCCGTATTGGCATCAGGCACCTGGCTCAGTACCCAGTTTTCACCGCGCTGCTGGATCCAGATCTGCTGGCCGGCAGCCAAAATATCACCGGCGTTGCTCGGGGCAGGCCCCTGGCGGTCATCGGTAATGAACTTGCGGGCCCACTTCATGCCTTCCCAGCCAAGGGTATGCTGTTCGCCGCCCTTAGCCAGTACGGTAGCCGTTTTGCCTTCCACCTGCAGTACCACGGCTGGGACGAGCTGGCCATAGGTTGGCTGCTTGGTGAGATGGTCGTTGATTTGCTCGTTCGACCATGCCGATTGCCCCGACTTCCAAAGCGTTTCAACCGCACCGCGGAAGCCGTGGCGTTGGTCATAACCTAGCAGGTTATCAATGGCTGCCTGCTGGGCTGCAGTCTGCAGCTTAGGATCGGCCGTGGTAAAGACACGCATGCCGGAGGTGTAAGCATCCTCGCCGTAGCGGTTGATCATCCAGGCGCGAGCCTGCTCGGCAAAATACGGTGCGCTGAGCTCGATTTCTGCGGTGTGGTAGCGGGCGACGACAGGCTCGGCGCGGGCTTGGTCAAACTCTGCCTGTGTGATGTGGTTTTCAGCCAGCATACGACCCAACACCACATTACGGCGTGCCGTGGCACGGCTCACCGAGTAAAGCGGGTTCATGGTCGATGGGGCTTTCGGTAGGCCGGCAATTACTGCAATTTCGCTCAGAGTCAGCTGGCTGACGTCTTTGCCGTAGTACACCTGTGCCGCGGCACCCACACCGTAGGCCCGGTAGCCCAAATAGATTTTGTTCAGGTACAGCTCAAGGATTTCATCTTTGCTGAGCAGCTGCTCGATATGGATGGCAATGAAAATCTCTTTGACCTTACGCATGATCTTCTTCTCGTTGGAGAGGAAGAAGTTACGCGCAAGCTGCTGGGTGATGGTACTCGCCCCCTGCTTGGCCGACCCGGAAGTGGCGACCACGAACGCCGCACGGGCGATACCAATCGGGTCGATACCCGGGTGATCGTAGTAGCGGCTATCTTCTGTTGCGAGAACCGCATTGATCATCTGCGGTGGGATTTCATCAAGCGTTAGCGGGATCCGGCGTTGTTCGCCAAACTGGGAGATCAGTTTGCCGTCTGCACTGAATACCTGCATAGGTGTTTGTAATTCAACATTTTTCAGGGTGGCAACATCAGGCAGTTCTGGTTTTACGTAAAGGTAAAAACCAAAAATTGTAGTGACTCCAAGAATTATGCAAATAATTGCAAATATGAGTAATCGCTTTATGAACTTCACTTGAGATTTCCCGTTACACCAGCATTCATGCGTTTCATCGGTTTCCACTAATAGTATAAAGATAACTCATGGAAAATTAACGCTAAATTGCCAG
Coding sequences within:
- a CDS encoding PBP1A family penicillin-binding protein, translated to MKFIKRLLIFAIICIILGVTTIFGFYLYVKPELPDVATLKNVELQTPMQVFSADGKLISQFGEQRRIPLTLDEIPPQMINAVLATEDSRYYDHPGIDPIGIARAAFVVATSGSAKQGASTITQQLARNFFLSNEKKIMRKVKEIFIAIHIEQLLSKDEILELYLNKIYLGYRAYGVGAAAQVYYGKDVSQLTLSEIAVIAGLPKAPSTMNPLYSVSRATARRNVVLGRMLAENHITQAEFDQARAEPVVARYHTAEIELSAPYFAEQARAWMINRYGEDAYTSGMRVFTTADPKLQTAAQQAAIDNLLGYDQRHGFRGAVETLWKSGQSAWSNEQINDHLTKQPTYGQLVPAVVLQVEGKTATVLAKGGEQHTLGWEGMKWARKFITDDRQGPAPSNAGDILAAGQQIWIQQRGENWVLSQVPDANTAFVAVSPQDGAVKAMVGGFNFVHSKFNRATQSVRQVGSAIKPFIYSAALDNGMTLASLVNDAPINRWDQSMGTAWRPKNSPPTYNGPTRLRIGLAQSKNVMAVRVLQNVGLDETIDFLTRFGFKKQDLPRAEPLALGAGSLTPLEVAQGFAVFANGGYYVEPYFIDRVEDPNGNVVYQASPTVVCSEECQQQQGMAAVQPTSNPILDDIALSEEELGDEPQQPGPHYAQQVISEQNAFLIREMLESNIWGGGDWRHGTGWNGTGWRGQVLKRRDIGGKTGTTNDSKDAWYSGFAPGLVATAWVGFDDHSRNLGRTAWNNNDDKNQISGAEAGAKTAQPAWIEFMKNALENVPVQRKQLPEHIIQVRIDRDSGKLSNQNDYTSMFEYFEEGTEPTESVSDSVSEGIFESDSSDELF